TGGTCGACCGGCTGGAGCGGATGGCGCGGGGCGAGGACCGGCTGAGGGCGGTGGCCGGGGTCGGCCAGAGCACCGAAGCCAACAAGAAGGCGGTGGCGGAGCTGACCCGGCGGGGCATCCCGGTGGTCGGCGCGTCCATCACCGCCGACGACCTCGCCAACGGGCAGAACGGCAGGGACCCCTTCCCCGGACTGGCCCGGGTGGCCCCCACCAACACCGACGAGGCGCGCGCCCTGGCCTCGTTCGCCAAGGTCGACGCCGCACGGGCGCTGCTGGTGTACGACAAGCCCGGCGACCCGTACACGCGCACGCTGCAGACGTCGTTCGCCGCGCTGCTCAAGGGCTCGCCCTACGAGCCGCAGCCCTTCACCCCGCCCGCCGACCGGACGCAGGAGGGCACCACCGCGAACACCTTCCGGCAGATCACGCATCTGGTGTGCGACACCTCGGCGGGCACGGACACGATCCTGTTCGCCGGGCGGCACACCCAGCTGCGGCAGTTCGTCAACGCGCTGGGCACCCGCGGCTGCCAGGACCGGAGGTTCACCGTGCTGACCGGCGACGAGGGCTCGTACCTGTCCGGCGACAAGAAGCTGGACCGCACCGCCCTCACCCACAACCTGTCGGTCCGGTACACCGCCCTCGCCCACCCGGACGCCTGGACGACGTCCCCCGCGGGGCCGGGCGGCTCCGCCGCGGACGCGAAGGCCCTCACCGACCTCCTCGCCCGCAGCGCCCGAGCGCCGGTCGGCCCGATCGGCGAGGTCGCCCTGGAGGACGGTCAGCTGATCATCGGCTACGACGCGATGACGCTGGCCGTCCACGGCATCCGCGAGGCCACCCCGGAGGGCGGGACGGCTCCGCCCCTCGCGGACGTCGGCCTGCAGTGGCCGCAGGTCAAGGGCTCGCTGCGGGTGAACGGGGCGAGCGGCTGGATCTGCCTGGACGTGCACGGCAACCCGTACGACAAGGCCGTCCCGATCGTCGAGCTGCACGCCGACGGCGGCTCCCGCTTCTTACGGCTCGCCTGGCCGGAGGGCAGGCCCCCGGGAAAGGAGTGCCTGCCCCCCGTCAAGGGCGGATAGGACGGCCGGACGGGCGGCCGGGGCAGGACGCCCGGCTCGCTTCCTCGAACATGCCCCCCACGAGCTGGAACACCGCTTGATCCTTCTCGAGCTCGACAAGGTTCTCCCTCGGAAAGCTCTTCGCCTTCGAGAAGATGTAGGAAACCCGTCCCGGCGCGACCTTCCGCAGCCAGTCGTACATCGCGTCCGGCTCGGTGGGCAGGGACTTCATGTGGTCGTAGCCCGGGAAGATGTCGTAGTCGGGGTCTCCCGGCCGCGTGACGGGGACGGTCAGATCGCGGCGACCGGGGAAGCGGCG
The window above is part of the Streptomyces sp. NBC_00425 genome. Proteins encoded here:
- a CDS encoding ABC transporter substrate-binding protein; the encoded protein is MADGVRSPLVRWLREIWEIRLHRYLALLLTAAVVTGLVFAVRAVTAEHRACAPGVARPPGSDECVGVATDAFDFGHPQLRDAVKAIDRENSRLKAGGYVTVALMLPYTATTPSTLSDIQHEVQGAYLAQWQANHTSNGQAPAIRLVLANPGATSAHWETMVDRLERMARGEDRLRAVAGVGQSTEANKKAVAELTRRGIPVVGASITADDLANGQNGRDPFPGLARVAPTNTDEARALASFAKVDAARALLVYDKPGDPYTRTLQTSFAALLKGSPYEPQPFTPPADRTQEGTTANTFRQITHLVCDTSAGTDTILFAGRHTQLRQFVNALGTRGCQDRRFTVLTGDEGSYLSGDKKLDRTALTHNLSVRYTALAHPDAWTTSPAGPGGSAADAKALTDLLARSARAPVGPIGEVALEDGQLIIGYDAMTLAVHGIREATPEGGTAPPLADVGLQWPQVKGSLRVNGASGWICLDVHGNPYDKAVPIVELHADGGSRFLRLAWPEGRPPGKECLPPVKGG